The genomic stretch CCGCCCTCGGGACCCGCCTCGCCCGGTTCGCCGCGGCCCGCGGGGCGACGGCCTTCATGGCCCTGCACGCCGCCGTGGCGTGCCTGCTCAGCAGGTTCGGCGCGGGGACGGACATCCCCGTCGGCACGGTCACGGCGGGCCGCACCGACCCGTCGCTCGACGACCTGGTCGGCTTCTTCGCCCAGACCCTCGTCCTGCGTACCGACCTGTCGGGCGGCCCCGGCTTCGCCGCCGTCCTGGACCGCGTCCGGGAGACCGACATCCGGGCGTTCGCGCACGAGGCGCCGTTCGACCGGGTGGTGGAGGCGGTCGGCCCGCCCCGCGCGCTGGGCCGCCACCCGCTCTTCCAAACCATGATCACCATGCATGGACGGCAGCGGACCGCCCTGCGGCTGCCCGGCCTCGACTGCGCCCCGCTCCCCCTGGACCGGGCGATGGCCAAGTTCGCGCTGCTCTTCGAGTTCACCGAGGGCGGTGACGGCCGTTTCGAAGGCACCCTCGAATACGCCGCCGACGCCTTCCGCCGGGAGACGGCCGAGCTGTTGGTACGCGGGCTGGAACGGCTGGTGCGGGGCGCCCTGGAGGAGCCCGAGCGGCCGTACGAGACGCTCCCGGTCGTGGAGCCGGGGGAGGAAGAGCGGGTGCGCCTGCCGGAACCGGCGCCGGCCGCCGCCGCGCCGGCCGCCTCACCCCCGGCCGCATCGGCCGCTTCCGCCGCCGAGGACCTCCTCTCCGCCCTCTTCCGCTCCCTTCTGGGCAGGACGGAGATCGACCCCGACGTCAGCTTCTTCCAGCTCGGCGGCGACAGCATCCTCGCCGTCCAGCTGGTCACCCGGGCCCGCGCCGGCGGCGTGCTGATCAGCCCGCGGGACGTCTTCACCCACCAGAGCGTGCGCGCCCTCGCCACGGCGGCCGACCGGGCCGTGCCCGCCGCCGTACCGGAGGGCGCCGGACACCGGGCCCTCGGCGAGCTGCCGGCCACCCCGATCATGGACTGGCTCGCCTCGCTCGGCGGCCCGGTGGACGGCTTCGCGCAATCCGTGGTGTGCCGGCTGCCCCGTACGGCCACCCTCGGCACCCTGCGCACGGCGCTCCAGCACCTCATCGACCACCACGACGCGTTGCGGCTGCGGTGGGGCGGCCCGGCGGAGACGCCGTGGCGCTTCACGGTCCGCCCGCCGGGTGCCGTACGCGCGGACGCCGTGCTGCACCGCGTCTCCCTCGCCCGCGAGGGCATCGCCGACGGCGACCGGGCCGGACGGGACCGGCTGATCGACGAGCAGCGCCGCGAGGCACGCAGACGGCTGGACCCGGCGTCCGGCGTGCTGCTCCGGGCCGTCTGGCTCGACGCACCGGACGGGGGCCGACTGCTGCTGGTCGTACACCACTTCGCGGTGGACGGCGTTTCCTGGCGCATTCTGCTGCCCGACCTGGCGGCGGCGCACACCGCGGCCGTACGCGGAGAGCGGCCCGAACTGCCGCCGGTACCGACGCCGTTGCGTTCCTGGGCCCTGGCCCTGCGGTCGGCAGCGGATTCCCCGCGCCTCCAGGCGGAGGCGGAGTGGTGGCGGGCCCTGGCCGCCCGTGCCGCCGGGCCGGTCGGCAGCCGTCCGCTCGACCCGGCGCGGGACACCGTCGCCACCACCGACTCACTCAGCACCGTGCTCGGCGCCGACGAGACCGCGCCCCTGCTCGCCGAGGTCCCGGACGCCTACCGCACGGCAACCCGGGACGTGCTGCTGGCCGCCCTGTCCATGGCGCTGCACCGATGGCCGGGCAACGCCTCGGGCGGGCCGGTGCTCGTGGACGTCGAGGGGCACGGGCGGGACATCGACCCGGGCGAACTGACCGGCGACCGCAGCGGGACGCCCGCCCTGGATGTCTCACGGACCGTCGGCTGGTTCACCGTCCTGCATCCGGTGCTGCTGGACGCCCGTGCCGAGGACTGGGACGCGATGCGGACGGCGGGCGCCGGGCTGGCCCGCGCCGCCCGGCACATCGCCGACCACCTGCGCGCCATCCCGCACCGGGGCGCGGGCCACGGCCTGCTCCGCCGCCCCGGCGGACGGCTGGAGGACGTTCCCGGCGCCGGGATCGCCTTCAACTACCTGGGCCGTTTCGACACCCAGGAGCCCGGTGACTGGGAGCTGGAACCGGGCAGCTTCCGGGGCGAGGCGGACCCCGCGCTGCCGGTCGCCCACGCGCTCTCCGTCGACATCTTCGTGGAGCAGGGCCCGGACGGTCCGCGCATGCGCGCGGTGTGGACCTGGCCGGACGGTGTCCTGGACGCCGGTTCCGTCCGCGCACTGGCCGACTCCTGGCACACCGTACTGACCTCCTTCGTACGGCACCGTGGCGCACCGGCCGAGCCGGTCCCGCGGACCCCGTCGGACTTCCCGCTGGTCCGCGTGGAACCGGCCCGGCTGGCCGCCCTGGAAGCCGCTTACGGCGGACTCGCCGACCTGTTGCCGCTCTCGCCGCTCCAGACGGGTCTGCTCTTCCACACCCTGTACGAGACGGGGGCGGCGCACGGGCCCGAGGGAACGGGTGACGCCGCGGCGCCCGACCGCCTCCCGCCCCGCCCCGACCCCTACCTCGTCCAGCTCGCCCTCGACCTGACCGGCCCCCTCGCCCCCGGCCGGCTGCGGACCGCCGCCGAGGCCCTGCTGCGGCGGCACCCCCACCTCGGCGGCGCGTTCCTGGCCGACGACGGCGCGCACCGGCCCATGCTGGCCGTACCGTCCGCCGTCGAGGTGCCGTGGCGCACGCTCGACCTCACCGACGTGCCCGAACCCGGGCGGGACGAGCGGGCGGCGGAGGCGGCCCGGGAGGACCGCCGCCCCTTCACCCCCGACATCCCACCGCTCCTGCGCTTCACCCTCCTGCGGCTGGCCGAGGACCGCTGGCGGCTCATCTTCACCCACCACCATGTACTGCTCGACGGCTGGTCGGTGCCGCGCGTCCTCAAGGAACTCTTCGCCCTGTACGAGGGCACCGCGCTCGCACCCGCTCCCCCGTACAACGCGTACCTGCGCCTGCTCACCCAGCGGGACGCCGAAGCCGCCCGCGCCGCCTGGCGGGCGGCGCTCAGCGACTGCGTTCCCACCCGGGTCGGACGGGACTCGCAGGAAGGCCGGGACTCGCAGGGAGGCCAGGACGAACGGGAACGCGTCGCGGAGCCCGCCGAGTGCCACACGTTCACGCTGCCGGACACGACCGCGGCAGGCCTGGCGGCACGGGCGGCCGAGTGGGGCGTCACCCTCAACACCGTCGTCCAGACCGCCTGGTCCCTGCTGCTCGCCCACCTCACCGGGCAGGACGACATCGTCTTCGGCATCACCGCCGCCGACCGCCCGGCCACCCTCCCGGACGCGGAACGCCTGGTCGGGCTGCTCCTCACCACCGTCCCGCTGCGGGTACGGCTGCGCCCCGGCACCCCGCTGTCCGGCCTCGCCCGGCAGATCCAGCGGGACCGCGCGGGCCTGTGGGACCACGACCACCTGGGGCTCGCCGCCATCGAGGAGGAAGCGGGCACCGGCTCCCTCTTCGACTCGGCCGTGGTCTTCGAGAACTACCCGCTCGACACACAGGAGTTGGCCGCACCGGCCGCCGGGATCCGGGTCGGCGCCATCGAGGTGCACGACGGTACGCACTACCCCCTGGCCCTCGTGGTGCTCCCCCGCGACGGCCGGCTCACCTTCCGGCTCACCGTCCGCCCGGCCGCCGTCGCCTGGTGCGGCGGTGCCGGCGCACTCCGCGAACGGCTGCTGGCCGCCTGCACCGCACTGGCCGAACAGGGCGACGACCGCCCGGCGGGCCGTATCCGGCTGCTGCCCGCGGCGCCGGAGTCGGACGTCCTCCGGCTGGGGGCCGGGGAGCCCGCCCGGCAACCGCGTGACGACGAGGGCGCCGCTCCGATACCGGACGGCACGTCCCTCGCCGCCGCCTTCGAAGCCGTGGCGGCCGCCCATCCGGACCGGGTGGCGCTCTGGTACGAGGGTGGGCAGCTCAGCTACGGCGCGCTCAACCGCCGGGCCAACCGGCTGGCCCGGCACCTGGCCCGCGAAACCGCCGGCCCCGAGGCGCCGGTGAGCGTCGGCCCTGACGCACCGTCGGGTGTCGGTCCCGGCACACCGGCGGCTGTCGGCCCCGGCACCCCGGTGGGCGTCGCCCTCCGCCGCTCACCCGAAGTGGCGGTCGTCTTCCTGGCCCTGGCCAAGCTGGGCGCCGTCTGCGTCCCGCTGCACAGCGGCTTCCCCGCCGAGCGCGTCCGCTGGATCCTCGACCGCACCGGCACCACGCTCGTCCTCGACGACCGCACCCTCGCCGCCCGGGAAGCCCGGGCGACGCGTACGGAAAGCTCCGCCGACCTCCGTACCCCGCTCCTCGCCGACGCGGTCGCCTGCGTCATGTTCACCTCGGGCTCCTCCGGCGAACCCAAGGGCGTCGAGGTCACCCACCGCAACATCCTGGCGCGCGCGGGCGACCCGGCCTGGCAGGGCCCCGACCACGACCGGATGCTCTTCCACTCCCCGTATTCCTGGGACACCACCGTCTACGAGCTGTGGATGCCGCTGCTCACCGGGCGCCGTGTCGTGGTGGCACCGCCGGGCGACCTGGAGCCCGGGGACTACCGCCGGATCATCACGGCGGGCGGCGTCACCGCCGCCTGGCTGACCGCGGGCCTCTTCGACGTCCTCACCGACCAGGACCCCGGCGCGCTGCGCGGCCTGCGCCGCATCTCCACCGGCGGCGACGTCGTCTCCCCGGCCGCCGTCCACCGCGTCCGTCGAGCCGCTCCGCACCTCCATGTGGCCAACCTCTACGGCCCCGTGGAGAACACCACCTTCTCCCTCGGCCACGACATCGCCGCTCCCCAACCGGACAGCGCGGTGGAAACCCCCCTGCCCATCGGCCGCCCCCTGACCGGAACCCGTGTCCTCGTGCTCGACTCCGCCCTGCGGCCCGTACCGAGGGGCGTACCGGGCGAGATCTACCTCGCCGGCGCGGGCCTCGCCAACGGCTACCACCGCGCCCCCGCGCGCACTGCGGCCCGCTTCGTCGCCGACCCGTACGGCCCGCCCGGCAGCCGCATGTACCGCACCGGCGACCTGGGCCGGTGGGACGCCGGGGGACGGCTGCGCTTCCTGGGCCGCCAGGACCGCCAAGTCAAGATCAACGGCTTCCGGATCGAACCCGGCGAGGTGGAAGCGGCCCTGCGCCGGGAACCCGGGGTGACCGGCGCCGTGGTGACCGTCCGCGGCACCGGTACGGCGGGCCGCGCCCTGATCGCCTACGTCACGCACACCGGCCGCCCGGGAACCGCCGGTCCGGACACCGCGGGGTTGAACACCGCCGGTCCGGACGCCACGGGTCCGGACACCGCGGACCTGGACACCGAGGCCCTGCGTACCCGCCTGACCGCCCGCCTCCCCCGTCACCTCGTACCCGCGGCCATCATTCCCCTCGACGCCCTCCCCCTCGGCACCAACGGGAAGATCGACCTGGCCGCCCTCCCCGCCCCCCACACCGCACGTCCCACCGAACCCCGCACCCCCCGCCAGGAAATCCTCGCCACCATCTTCCGCGAAGTCCTGAACCTGGACACAGCGGTCGGCACCACGGACAACTTCTTCGCCCTCGGCGGCAATTCGCTCTCCGCCATCCGGCTGGCCGGCCGTGTCCGGGCCGCCCTGCACCACCCGGTCTCCATACGCGACCTCTTCGAGGCCCCCACCGTCCTGGCCCTGGAATCCCGCCTCACCAGCGCGGCCCCCGGCACCACCGCCCCGACGGCCCCCGGCCGGCAACCGCCCCATCCCCCCGCCCCGCCCCCATCCCCCTCTCCCCGCCCCAGTCCCGTCTCTGGACCGTCAATTACCTCGGCGGCGGGAGCCCCGACTATGTCAGCGCCCTCCTCTTCGCCTTCGAAGGCCCGCTCGACACCGAGGCGCTGCGAACGGCCCTCACCGACCTCACCACCCGCCACGAAATCCTGCGCACCGTCCTCCCCTACGGCGAAAGCGGCCCGGAACAGCGCATCCTCCCCGCCGACACCGCCCCCTTGGACTTCCGCACGACCGTCCTCGACGAGGAAGCGGACCTGGACGCGGAACTGGACGCCGCCGTCTCCGCCGAACTGGCCACCCCCTTCGACCTCCAACGCGACCTCCCCCTCCGCGCCCGTCTGTACCTCCACGACGAGAAGCGGCACACCCTCCTCCTCGCCATCCACCACGTCGCCTTCGACGGCCACTCGGCCGCCCCGCTCCACCGCGACCTGGCCGTCGCCTACACGGCCCGCGCCGCAGGCCAAGCCCCCGCCTGGCCCGCTCCCGCCCCTCAGTACGCCGACCACACCCTCGCGCTGCACCACCCCGGCGCGGACCGGGACCGGCCCGACAGCCCCGCGGCCCGCTACTGGACCCGCGAACTCACCGGCCTCCCCACCCCGCTCCCCCTCCCCCGGACCAACCACCCGTCCCACCCCGCACCACCCGGGGCAGCCGCCACCATCCCCCTGACCATCGACCCCCGCCTGCACACCGCCCTGGAAGCCGCGGCCCGGCAGTGTTCAGCGACGACTTACATGGCCGTGCACGCGGCCTTCGCGGCCGCCCTCACCGCCGCCGGCGCGGGCCACGACATCCCCGTGGGCGTGCCGTTGAGCGGGCGCGACACCCCCGGCCTCGACAACCTCGTCGGCTGCCTGGTCAACACCGTCGTCCTGCGTACCCGTACCTCCGGAGACCCCACTCCCCGCGCCCTGATCACCCAAGTACGCGACCGACTGCTGGCCGCCCACGAACACCGGTCCCTCCCCTTCGACCACCTGGTGGGTCTCCTCAACCCACCCCGCTCCGCAGCCCACCACCCGCTGTTCCAGGTGGCGTTGACCTATCTGCACCACCCGACCGGCGCCGACGCCCCCCACTGGCCGGAGCCCCTGGCCGTCCGCCTGGCCCCGGTCCACCGCCCCCACACAGAGCTCGACCTTCTCCTGGAACTCCACGAACAGCGCACCCCGGACAACGAACCGGCCGGTATCACAGGGCAGTTGACGTACGCGGCGGGCAGGTTCACGCACGAGACCGCGGCCTTCCTGCACGCCCGCCTCACCACGGCCCTCACCGCGGTCCCCCACCTCGACGCGCCGTTCCCCCTGCCCCAGGACGTCCGCCCGGCGGAATGACCGGCCCCCTCCTGGACGGGTGACGGGCTCCCCCAGGAGGGGTGACGGGCTCCTCAGCCCGCCACCACCTCACTGTGCAGCGTCGCGTCCGGCGCGAGCCGGACCAGGACCGGGCGGGCGTCGGTGGTGCCGGTCAGGCAGACGGTGCCGACGACCCGGCCGGCGGCGGTGGACCAGCGCGGAGCCTTGCGGGCGCCGAGGGTGGCCAGGCTGGTGCTGCCGCTGTTGTTGCGGGCCGCCAGCAGGACGCCGTCACGGACGGGGTGGAGGGTGAGCGCGCCGTACCCCCGGGCGACCAGCCCCACCTTCTCCGGCCGCCATGTGCCGCCCGCGGCGGGCAGCGTCCAGGCGAGCGGGCGGGCACTGCCGGCCTCCCGGAACGCGAGCAGGACCGTGCCGTCGGGGCGGGCCAGCGCCGTCGGCGGGTCGGCGGGCGCGGGCAGCCCGGTCGGTACGAGCGTGAAGTCCCCGCCGGGCCGCTCCTGTGCCCAGTGATGGACGGTGTCGTGCCCCGCGCCGAACAGGTGCACCCGCCCCCGGCTGTCGGTGACGGCGCTCAGCCCTTCCTGGACCTCGGCGCCGCCCAGGTCCGTCCAGCGGTCCCAGTCGCCGTCCGTGTACCGGCGGACCGCGACGCCCTTGGCCCAGGTGCGCGCGAAGAGGTACGTGGTGCCGTCGGCCCGGGTCACCACGGGCCCGCCGACGCGTCGGCCGTGGTCCGGGTCGGACTCGGGGTTGCCGAGCGAGGTCCAGGCGCCGAACGGCCCGCCCGCGCGGGTCTGCTGCACCATGACGATCTCGCGGCGGTTGTCGCGGCCCGTGTGGCCGAGGGCCGCGATCCGCTCGGCGAAGAGCTGCCAGCGGCCGTCCCCGGTCAGGGACGCGGTCAGCCCGGGCAGCAGCCCGTCGCCCCCGAGCAGCCTCGGCCCGGTCCACTTGCCGCTGCCGCGGGCGGTCTCCTGCCACATGGCGGCCTGGTCCCCCAGGACGGCGAACGCGGTCAGCCGCCCGTCGGGCGCCGGGCTCGCCTGCGGACCGGCGGCGGGGTGGCGCGGCGAGGTCCGCTGCAGCCAGCCGGTGCCGTAGGAGCGGTCCTGGCCGACGTCGTAGTCTCCGCAGCCGGCGGCGAACCCGCAGGAGTCGGGGTGCCCCCCGTACGCGTTGAGCACGTCGGCCTTGGCCCTGATGAGCTGCTTGGGCAGGTTGTGCGGCCAGCGTTCGTTGTAGTAGCCGCGGTAGGCGGCCACCAGGTGGGGATCGCTGCCCCGGCGGCTCCGGTAGCGCGCGAGGGCGGCGTAGGTGAACAGCGCGGCGGCCGTGTGGTCCGGGTGGTCCGAGTAGCCGCGCTGGTCGTGGTGGACCCGGTGCTCCTTGTCGTGGACCTGCATGTCGGGGTCCGGGTCCATGGTCCGTACGAGCGTGGGGCGGTACCGCTCCAGCAGGTGGACCAGGGCGTCGGTCAGGCTCGCCCGGGTGACCTGGTGCGGATCGCGCACGGGCGAGCCGGTGGAGACGAGGGTGCTGGTGACCATCGACGGGTCGGACCACAGGTCCGGCAGACCACGGCTGCGCCCGGCCGCCCCGCCGGCGTGCTGCCGGATGCCGAGGAAGACGAGCTGGAGGCCGGGGTGGCCCGCGAGCGTGTCGGTCTCGACGAGCGTGCCGTCCGGCAGCCTGTCGGCCTTCAGCTCCCAGCGCGCGTCGGGCCGGCCGGTCGCCATGAACGAGTACGCCTGGCGCAGGCCCTGCCGTCGGGCACCCGCGTAGGCGGCGACATCGGCCTTCGGCGCCGTCCCGCTGCCCGGGACCTTGTTGCGGCCGCCGCTCTCCCCACCGTTCAGGTAGACGGTGGCGAGCTGGTCGTTGGCGTCGATGGACTGCTGGAGGTCCGGGTTCATGAAGTACAGGTCGTCGTCGGGGTGGGCGACGATCTGGAGGACCCGGGCACCGCTCTTGCCGTCGTCCGCGGCGGCCACCGCGCCGCGCTTGTCGCCCGGCGCCGTACGGGCCCGCGGGCGCTCGGCAGGCCCGCCGCACCCCGCCACGGTCAGGGCGGCGAGCCCCAGGGCGACGGCGCGGCGGGTGGGACGGAACGGGCCGGCGGCTTCCATGTGCTCACGCATGCAGTTCGTACCGGCTGGGGACCGGGAAGTACGCCTCCAGGAACGGGCGCAGCAGTCCGGTGCGCTGCTCGAAGTCGTCCTCGGTGGACAGGGTGTCGTTGAGGCAGAAGACGCTCTTGTCGCGGTGCAGCAGGAGCCGGTCCAGCCGGTTCGCCGCGTTCGGCTTCGAGACGTCGATGTAGACGTAGGGCAGGTCGCTGGGCAGCGCGCGCCGGGTGTGGAACGCGTAGTAGTGGTACAGCGAGGACGGGATGGAGATGTCCTCGTCGCTGCGGAACCGCTGGGCCGCGGTCCTGCGGTGCTGCTCGGCGAACTCCTCCTCGATCTCGGCGAGGACGTTGCGGTTCAGCGCGTGCGGCACATGGCGCATCTTGCGCACCGGCGTGGTGCCGAAGCGCTCCTGGATCAGCGCGCGGTTGTTCTTGCCCGCGACGGAGACCGGTACGTCCTCGGCGGAGGGCGGGCCGAGCGGCACCAGTGCGGGCGAGGGGAAGCACTTGGTCAGGCCGTTCGCGAGGAAGAAGTCCTTGGGCCACATCTCGGCGCCCAGGAACACATCGTCGTTGAAGTACAGGAAGTGCTCCGAGAGACCGGCTATGTGGTGGAGCTGGCTCTCGATGGCGTGCGAGTTGAACGTCGGCAGCACGCTGGGGTCGGTGAAGATCTCCCGGTGGCTGACGACGGTGATGCCCGGCTGCCGGGTGTCGAGCCAGGCGGGGGTCTGGTCGTCGGTGACGAGGTAGATGTTGCGCACCCACGGCGCGTACATCGCGAGCGAGCGCAGGGAGTAGCGCAGCTCGTCGTGGTTGGCGTACCGCGCCGCGTTGGCCGCCTCCTCGTGGTACGCGGTGCCCGAGTAGCGGGCCCGGCGGCGCTGCCAGGCCGAGTCGGCGCCGTCGACCCAGGTGTAGACGACGTCGACGGGGAAGGCGACGTCGTGCGGCAGGACGGTGGTGAACTCCTCGCGGGTGCGCACCATGAGGGGGGACACGTCGCGGGTGCCGCTGGGCGCGGTGAAGGTCGCGGCGGGAACCTCCACGGAGGGGGCGTCGGCGGCCACGGACTCGGTGACGTCGTTGCGCCGCGGAGCCACCAGCCGGCCGTCCTCGGGCGCCCAGAACTCGATGTCGCAGCCGTGCTCGGGGCCCAGCACCAGGCGGCGGCTGCGCTCCGTGCGGTACCAGAACAGCCGCAGCGACTCGGCGCGGGCGTGGCGGCGCCAGCCCGCGGCGGGGTAGGCGGGGGCGACCCGTCCGCCCTCGCCGCTCTGCGGGCCGAAGTAGGCGGGCAGGGTGCGGCACAGCTTCTGCAGGGCGGCCAGGGTGCGCGCCCGGTCGGCCGCGGAGACGGCGACGGTGGTCGCGCCGTCCAGCCGGCTGCGTACGCAGAAGTAGTCGATCTCCGCGCCCTCCAGGGCCGCGGTGACCGCGCCCAGGTTGGCGCGGCGCGCGGTTTCGGGAGAGAGCCGGTCCTCGACGAAACCGACCCGGGGACGCCCGTCGACGGACAGGACGACTCCGCCGGAGGCGGTGATCAGGGAGCGGTGGCGCGTGGTGAGGGCGGTACCGCGCACCTGGCTCAGGGGGCGTCCGGCGGACGCGGTGCTCAGCGCCCGCTTGATGCTGCGCCGCATCTCGGGCGAATACCGGCCGGCGATGGCCTTGCGCACCTTCTTCGGCAGCACCTTGCGGTAGACGGCGACGAGGGCCGACGCCTCGGCGTTGGCTCCCCCGTCGACGCCGGGCACGGTGCCGGCCGGCTGCTGCGCAGCGCCCCGCACGGCCTGCGGTCTGCTGCCCGGCGCGCGCCGCTGGCCGGCGCGCGACGCCTCGCTCTGCTTCATTCCCTCGGTTCTCCCCGTTGCGGAGTCGTGCATCGACACGGCGGCATACCAGCCGTTTATTTATCCTTCACCCTATATTCATGTTCAAAAGGGGTGAATGTCGGGGTAGTCCGCCCGCCCTCGCCAGGTAAGAGGACGTAAGGGGCGCTTGGGATGCCTACCGGCAAAGTGATCTAGATCTCTTATTGGCTCCATCGAGAGATTTGCCGTGTCAACGCATCCTTGACACCATGCGCTGGCCGGTCCGAAGGAGAGAAGACGAAGCACCATGAGCGAAGCTCTGCTGTCCCACGCAGTAGGGGCGGTCAAGCGCGCCCGCCGTACGGCCGGCCGGGTCCGCCGCCGCGTGGAGCGGATCAACACCGTTCCGGTGCTCGGCACCCGCGGCCAGCCCCGCGCCGCGCTGCGCCCGGTCCACCTCTCCGTCCTCGGCGGACGCACCCTCAACATCGCGGTGCCCTGCCCTGCTGATCACACCGCCCCGGACGCGGCTCTCCTCGTACTGGAACACCGCGGCCTGCGCCGTACGGTCGCGATGGAAGCCGAACCGCAGCCGGACGGCACCACCCTGCTCACCGCCACCGCGTCGCTGCGTCACGCACGCCACGACCCCGGCCTCGACGGTGTGCGGCT from Streptomyces albofaciens JCM 4342 encodes the following:
- a CDS encoding stealth family protein, producing the protein MKQSEASRAGQRRAPGSRPQAVRGAAQQPAGTVPGVDGGANAEASALVAVYRKVLPKKVRKAIAGRYSPEMRRSIKRALSTASAGRPLSQVRGTALTTRHRSLITASGGVVLSVDGRPRVGFVEDRLSPETARRANLGAVTAALEGAEIDYFCVRSRLDGATTVAVSAADRARTLAALQKLCRTLPAYFGPQSGEGGRVAPAYPAAGWRRHARAESLRLFWYRTERSRRLVLGPEHGCDIEFWAPEDGRLVAPRRNDVTESVAADAPSVEVPAATFTAPSGTRDVSPLMVRTREEFTTVLPHDVAFPVDVVYTWVDGADSAWQRRRARYSGTAYHEEAANAARYANHDELRYSLRSLAMYAPWVRNIYLVTDDQTPAWLDTRQPGITVVSHREIFTDPSVLPTFNSHAIESQLHHIAGLSEHFLYFNDDVFLGAEMWPKDFFLANGLTKCFPSPALVPLGPPSAEDVPVSVAGKNNRALIQERFGTTPVRKMRHVPHALNRNVLAEIEEEFAEQHRRTAAQRFRSDEDISIPSSLYHYYAFHTRRALPSDLPYVYIDVSKPNAANRLDRLLLHRDKSVFCLNDTLSTEDDFEQRTGLLRPFLEAYFPVPSRYELHA
- a CDS encoding condensation domain-containing protein, translated to MPLSPPQSRLWTVNYLGGGSPDYVSALLFAFEGPLDTEALRTALTDLTTRHEILRTVLPYGESGPEQRILPADTAPLDFRTTVLDEEADLDAELDAAVSAELATPFDLQRDLPLRARLYLHDEKRHTLLLAIHHVAFDGHSAAPLHRDLAVAYTARAAGQAPAWPAPAPQYADHTLALHHPGADRDRPDSPAARYWTRELTGLPTPLPLPRTNHPSHPAPPGAAATIPLTIDPRLHTALEAAARQCSATTYMAVHAAFAAALTAAGAGHDIPVGVPLSGRDTPGLDNLVGCLVNTVVLRTRTSGDPTPRALITQVRDRLLAAHEHRSLPFDHLVGLLNPPRSAAHHPLFQVALTYLHHPTGADAPHWPEPLAVRLAPVHRPHTELDLLLELHEQRTPDNEPAGITGQLTYAAGRFTHETAAFLHARLTTALTAVPHLDAPFPLPQDVRPAE
- a CDS encoding PIG-L family deacetylase yields the protein MREHMEAAGPFRPTRRAVALGLAALTVAGCGGPAERPRARTAPGDKRGAVAAADDGKSGARVLQIVAHPDDDLYFMNPDLQQSIDANDQLATVYLNGGESGGRNKVPGSGTAPKADVAAYAGARRQGLRQAYSFMATGRPDARWELKADRLPDGTLVETDTLAGHPGLQLVFLGIRQHAGGAAGRSRGLPDLWSDPSMVTSTLVSTGSPVRDPHQVTRASLTDALVHLLERYRPTLVRTMDPDPDMQVHDKEHRVHHDQRGYSDHPDHTAAALFTYAALARYRSRRGSDPHLVAAYRGYYNERWPHNLPKQLIRAKADVLNAYGGHPDSCGFAAGCGDYDVGQDRSYGTGWLQRTSPRHPAAGPQASPAPDGRLTAFAVLGDQAAMWQETARGSGKWTGPRLLGGDGLLPGLTASLTGDGRWQLFAERIAALGHTGRDNRREIVMVQQTRAGGPFGAWTSLGNPESDPDHGRRVGGPVVTRADGTTYLFARTWAKGVAVRRYTDGDWDRWTDLGGAEVQEGLSAVTDSRGRVHLFGAGHDTVHHWAQERPGGDFTLVPTGLPAPADPPTALARPDGTVLLAFREAGSARPLAWTLPAAGGTWRPEKVGLVARGYGALTLHPVRDGVLLAARNNSGSTSLATLGARKAPRWSTAAGRVVGTVCLTGTTDARPVLVRLAPDATLHSEVVAG